In the Desulfovibrio sp. genome, one interval contains:
- the cdaA gene encoding diadenylate cyclase CdaA, with product MFEHIAIDWRDIMDIAVVSILLYQVIQMLRGSRALTVLTGLGLLTLLYFFSNALGLYTLTWLLQHIFSSLFILIVVIFQADIRQALGEMGARPIFRRSSSQKPGVDEVVTACVEMARLRVGALIVIERGMRLGDMIKREGVRIDAQLSRQLLMNIFYPKAPMHDGAVIISRGRITAAACILPLAEAKGQNFGTRHRAALGIARESDALVIVVSEERGEISVALKGELMRALDAARLRQVLDEIL from the coding sequence GTGTTTGAGCATATTGCCATAGACTGGCGCGATATCATGGACATAGCCGTGGTCAGCATACTGCTGTATCAGGTCATCCAGATGTTGCGCGGATCGCGGGCTCTGACCGTTCTGACGGGTCTGGGCCTGCTTACCCTGCTGTACTTTTTTTCCAATGCCCTGGGGCTTTACACCCTCACGTGGCTCTTGCAACACATCTTCAGTTCCCTGTTCATTCTGATTGTGGTCATCTTCCAGGCCGACATCCGTCAGGCTCTGGGTGAAATGGGCGCACGGCCTATTTTCCGCCGCTCGAGCAGCCAGAAACCTGGCGTCGATGAAGTTGTGACCGCCTGTGTTGAAATGGCCCGACTGCGGGTGGGCGCTCTTATCGTCATTGAGCGGGGCATGCGCCTTGGCGACATGATCAAGCGCGAGGGCGTACGCATCGATGCCCAGCTTTCGCGCCAGCTGCTCATGAATATTTTTTATCCCAAAGCCCCCATGCACGATGGCGCTGTGATCATCAGCCGGGGCAGAATTACTGCCGCCGCCTGCATTTTGCCTCTGGCAGAAGCCAAGGGGCAGAACTTTGGCACACGCCATCGGGCGGCCCTTGGCATTGCCCGCGAAAGCGACGCTCTTGTTATTGTGGTATCTGAAGAAAGGGGCGAAATATCCGTTGCCCTCAAGGGTGAACTTATGCGCGCCCTTGACGCGGCACGTCTCAGGCAGGTGCTTGATGAAATCCTCTGA
- the glmM gene encoding phosphoglucosamine mutase, whose amino-acid sequence MAERLFGTDGLRGTVNNYPMTVDVALRLGLAAGVRFRRGNHQHKVVIGKDTRLSGYMFESALTAGLCAAGMHVIMTGPLPTPAISFLTRSMRADLGVVISASHNPFHDNGIKFFDAEGYKLPDMTEDEISAMVLDSSFKWPYPEARGAGRATKIEDAGGRYIVYTKSCFPTQLTLSGLRIVVDCANGASYKVAPLALEELGAEVFRIGTNPDGTNINEHCGSLYPEVVAAKVREVRADVGLALDGDADRLIVVDEHGNIIDGDQLMAMCAQAMMARGELPGNLLVATAMSNMALEIFMKDHGGSLMRTKVGDRYVMEAMRREGAMLGGEQSGHLIFHKYSTTGDGLLAALQILRIMREKDKPLSELAGRLQPFPQVLINVRVEKRLPFEERPAIGEAVAKVEADLAGRGRVLLRYSGTEALCRVMVEGENPSKVKAYAEDLAVVVERELR is encoded by the coding sequence ATGGCTGAGCGTCTTTTTGGCACAGACGGACTGCGCGGCACGGTCAACAACTATCCCATGACAGTTGATGTGGCCCTGCGCCTTGGTCTGGCGGCGGGCGTGCGTTTTCGGCGCGGCAACCACCAGCACAAGGTGGTTATCGGCAAGGATACGCGCCTTTCTGGCTACATGTTTGAATCGGCGCTTACCGCAGGCCTGTGCGCCGCCGGCATGCACGTCATCATGACAGGCCCTCTGCCCACCCCTGCCATTTCTTTTCTCACCCGCAGCATGCGGGCCGACCTTGGCGTGGTTATCTCCGCCTCGCACAATCCTTTTCACGATAACGGCATCAAGTTTTTCGACGCCGAGGGCTACAAGCTGCCCGACATGACGGAAGACGAAATCTCCGCCATGGTGCTCGATTCCAGCTTCAAGTGGCCCTACCCGGAGGCGCGCGGTGCTGGCCGCGCCACCAAAATCGAAGATGCCGGAGGGCGCTATATTGTTTACACAAAAAGCTGCTTCCCCACGCAGTTGACCCTTTCCGGTCTGCGTATTGTGGTTGACTGCGCCAACGGGGCCAGCTACAAGGTTGCCCCGCTGGCTCTTGAAGAACTGGGCGCCGAGGTTTTCCGCATTGGCACAAACCCCGACGGTACCAATATCAACGAGCACTGCGGTTCGCTCTACCCAGAAGTGGTGGCGGCCAAGGTGCGCGAGGTGCGGGCAGACGTGGGCCTTGCGCTGGACGGCGATGCCGACCGCCTCATTGTTGTGGACGAACACGGCAATATCATTGACGGTGACCAGCTCATGGCCATGTGCGCCCAGGCCATGATGGCCAGAGGCGAGCTGCCCGGCAACCTGCTGGTGGCCACGGCCATGAGCAACATGGCGCTGGAAATTTTCATGAAGGACCACGGCGGTTCGCTGATGCGCACCAAGGTTGGCGACCGCTACGTTATGGAAGCCATGCGGCGCGAGGGCGCCATGCTTGGCGGTGAACAGTCGGGGCATCTTATTTTCCACAAATACAGCACCACTGGCGACGGTCTGCTGGCGGCCCTACAGATTTTGCGTATCATGCGCGAAAAGGACAAGCCTCTCTCGGAGCTGGCTGGCAGGCTCCAGCCGTTCCCGCAGGTACTTATCAATGTGCGTGTGGAAAAACGACTGCCCTTCGAGGAACGGCCCGCCATCGGCGAGGCTGTTGCCAAGGTTGAGGCTGACCTGGCTGGTCGCGGCAGGGTACTGCTGCGCTACTCTGGCACAGAAGCCCTGTGCCGCGTTATGGTGGAAGGCGAAAACCCCAGCAAGGTCAAAGCCTACGCAGAAGATCTGGCCGTTGTGGTTGAACGCGAATTACGCTGA
- the folP gene encoding dihydropteroate synthase — protein MTDSTRQSAFVKSADWHILGGRALKTPSPFGVMGIVNLTPDSFYDGGQHDSPVPGIRHALALRDQGADILDLGAESSRPGAAELSPRQETQRLLPVLAGLQREAPTAIISVDTYHAETAASVLQLGVSIINDISACSFDPALLDVLVQYKPGYVLMHSQGRPKTMQQNPRYDDVRREVREFFECEMSRLVRAGLPEDRIMLDPGIGFGKTLEHNLTLLAHPEDWLDLGRPVLMALSMKSVFGGLLGLPPQQRGLATATATALLRGKGIFWHRVHDVAAARQAMTVALALEGH, from the coding sequence ATGACCGATAGCACTCGCCAATCCGCTTTTGTTAAAAGCGCAGACTGGCATATTCTTGGGGGGCGGGCGTTAAAGACGCCCTCCCCCTTTGGCGTAATGGGCATTGTAAACCTGACCCCCGACTCGTTTTATGACGGCGGCCAGCACGACAGCCCCGTACCCGGCATCAGGCACGCCCTCGCCCTGCGCGATCAGGGAGCGGACATACTTGATCTGGGGGCGGAATCATCGCGTCCGGGAGCGGCAGAGCTTTCACCCCGGCAGGAAACACAGCGCCTGCTGCCAGTTCTGGCCGGTCTGCAACGCGAGGCACCAACTGCCATTATTTCCGTTGATACGTACCATGCCGAAACAGCCGCCAGTGTGCTGCAACTGGGCGTATCCATCATCAACGATATTTCCGCATGCTCGTTTGATCCGGCCCTGCTGGACGTTCTGGTGCAGTACAAACCCGGTTATGTGCTCATGCACAGTCAGGGTCGCCCCAAGACCATGCAGCAAAATCCCCGCTATGACGACGTGCGCCGTGAAGTGCGCGAGTTTTTTGAATGTGAGATGTCACGTCTGGTGCGCGCCGGTCTGCCGGAAGACCGCATTATGCTTGATCCCGGCATCGGCTTTGGCAAAACGCTCGAGCACAACCTGACCCTGCTCGCCCACCCCGAAGACTGGCTTGACCTTGGGCGCCCCGTGCTCATGGCACTTTCCATGAAGTCCGTCTTTGGCGGGCTGCTGGGCCTGCCGCCGCAACAGCGGGGGCTTGCCACGGCCACGGCCACGGCCTTGCTGCGCGGCAAGGGTATTTTCTGGCACAGGGTACACGATGTTGCTGCCGCCCGTCAGGCCATGACTGTTGCGCTTGCTCTTGAGGGTCACTAA
- a CDS encoding CdaR family protein, which yields MKSSDPSRRPPHLLSMLLAVFIAVSMWYMVSVRDRLEAQIEVNLDYVGIPANLVVTDGLISKAVVRLRGPETLLRSVTQGKIIQAVDLSSIKKGTTVVPLSAEHLGARFRAFELIDVQPPRIVVKADNLQERSVPVRAVVDSPLRGGALTVENVSVTPATVVLRGPESVISAISSVPLTIMLDPKAAGSTVHQTITLDTPSMVTANPPSVKVQYTITSGRTVVSRRCKVELAKESRPFYTVEPDEVAVLVEVPDALAKNGRYLGEMDISLITPDIPPGESVKVPLRFKLPEGMTLLNPVTEEVTVTRKKK from the coding sequence ATGAAATCCTCTGATCCCTCGCGCCGCCCGCCGCATCTGCTTTCCATGCTGCTTGCAGTGTTTATTGCCGTAAGCATGTGGTACATGGTCAGCGTTCGCGACAGGCTCGAAGCGCAGATAGAAGTAAACCTCGACTACGTGGGTATTCCCGCCAATCTGGTGGTCACGGATGGCCTCATCAGCAAGGCGGTCGTACGCCTGCGCGGGCCAGAAACATTGCTGCGCTCTGTAACACAGGGCAAAATCATTCAGGCCGTAGACCTTTCCAGCATCAAAAAAGGCACCACGGTTGTGCCCCTTTCTGCAGAACATCTCGGAGCCCGGTTCCGCGCGTTTGAACTTATCGACGTGCAACCACCGCGCATTGTGGTAAAGGCCGACAACCTTCAGGAACGCAGCGTACCCGTACGGGCGGTGGTGGATTCGCCCCTGCGCGGAGGCGCGCTGACGGTGGAAAATGTCAGTGTCACCCCGGCCACGGTGGTGCTGCGCGGACCGGAATCTGTCATTTCGGCCATTTCAAGCGTGCCGCTTACCATCATGCTCGACCCCAAGGCTGCAGGCTCGACCGTACACCAGACCATTACGCTTGATACGCCAAGCATGGTCACGGCCAACCCGCCCTCGGTGAAGGTGCAGTATACCATCACCAGCGGTCGAACCGTTGTTTCGCGCCGCTGCAAGGTCGAGCTTGCCAAGGAAAGCAGGCCCTTCTATACAGTGGAGCCCGACGAGGTTGCCGTTCTGGTGGAAGTGCCTGATGCGCTGGCCAAAAATGGCCGCTACCTTGGGGAAATGGATATTTCGCTCATCACACCCGACATTCCGCCGGGTGAGAGTGTCAAGGTGCCCTTGCGCTTCAAACTGCCGGAAGGCATGACTCTCTTGAACCCCGTTACGGAAGAAGTTACGGTAACAAGAAAAAAGAAATAG
- a CDS encoding outer membrane beta-barrel protein produces MKRFILALALVLSLALPNIAAAEGNGMYLAPKFLMSFQNSGQIERSRALAGSGVDQYSQFTLGGAMAFGYDFWPQQMLPLRAEIEFALRGNNEKTWSDGGAAIKQVKGTWNSSTLFANLFWDFHNDSIMTPYVGAGLGMAFNYAGYDFTDNAGNKFSGDERFTNFAWNVGAGVAFNINEHFAIDAGYRFVSLGYNDVKVTSGGNSYNVGNRPYNNEFMLGLRYGF; encoded by the coding sequence ATGAAACGCTTTATTCTTGCGTTGGCGCTGGTGCTGAGCTTGGCCCTGCCCAACATTGCCGCTGCCGAAGGCAACGGTATGTATCTGGCCCCCAAATTTTTGATGAGCTTCCAGAATTCTGGCCAAATCGAACGTTCCCGCGCTCTTGCTGGTTCGGGCGTAGACCAGTACAGCCAGTTCACCCTTGGTGGTGCCATGGCTTTTGGTTACGACTTCTGGCCCCAGCAGATGCTGCCCCTGCGTGCCGAAATTGAATTCGCACTGCGCGGCAACAACGAAAAAACCTGGAGCGACGGCGGCGCCGCCATCAAGCAGGTCAAGGGTACCTGGAACAGCTCTACCCTGTTTGCCAACCTGTTTTGGGATTTCCACAACGATTCCATCATGACCCCTTACGTGGGCGCCGGTCTTGGCATGGCCTTCAACTACGCTGGCTATGACTTCACCGACAACGCTGGTAACAAGTTCTCTGGCGACGAACGCTTCACCAATTTTGCCTGGAACGTGGGCGCTGGTGTGGCTTTCAACATCAACGAACATTTTGCCATCGACGCTGGCTACCGCTTTGTGAGCCTTGGTTACAACGATGTTAAGGTTACCTCTGGTGGCAACAGCTACAACGTGGGCAACCGCCCCTACAACAACGAATTCATGCTTGGCCTGCGCTACGGCTTCTAG
- the priA gene encoding primosomal protein N', with protein sequence MYATVALLTPPYTSLTYLLPPEFPADFWQPGLRVAVPLGRGERSALRAAVLLRVSPTADIPEGVECKSLAWPLENDALLPAGLLELAEDLGRRQGLHPGHILGHVLPQGLRLARVRLRHIESGQAAAWTLARIREATPQQRQELAQALCSGAARMLPPGTDAASEEFCLLRVDPPWPVRPSAKRQIEVLDYLHQHGSVSRRRLVQSLGQAVAPALHTLLEAGHVNLARESGFDDDVIDATEQSLLPPPPLPFSLNDDQNTALENMLEALHADMAASRLLFGVTGSGKTAVYLELAKACLAAGKSILLLAPEVALAHKLRRDATCALPDAPLFFYHGYQSPARREATFRQLAQHTGPCVVVGTRSALFLPVPHLTCIVLDEEHDGSFKQDESLAYQAKEVAWFRIAQTRGLLILGSATPDLKTFYAAENGHLPKLSLPRRVGGRDLPPVELVDISSLSPASTSMDGLLAPQSEEALRETIARGEQAVVLLNRRGYAPVMYCLDCNRTLRCPHCEIGLTYHKGLEKLVCHYCGYSRPFPSPCPECSGMNFLPMGEGTERLAERLSVLAGGPVLRLDRDSTRRPGRMEEILAAFSRQEAPILVGTQMLSKGHHFPLVTLAVIADGDLGLNLPDYRAAERTFQLLVQSAGRAGRGDKPGRVLIQTRDVSHYCWQYVRNADYEGFYQAELARRKLRRYPPFVRLALIRISYGITEQAGAAALGELAQALRGKATELGVQMLGPAPAPLALLRGRKRFTCLIKGQDWQAIRSLYFFALSQKASRFLRLFLDLDPINML encoded by the coding sequence ATGTACGCCACCGTTGCCCTGCTCACTCCGCCTTACACCAGCCTTACCTACCTGCTGCCGCCCGAATTTCCCGCTGACTTCTGGCAGCCGGGCTTGCGCGTTGCCGTGCCGCTTGGCAGGGGAGAACGCTCTGCCCTGCGGGCCGCAGTGCTGTTGAGGGTAAGTCCCACCGCCGATATTCCTGAAGGCGTGGAGTGTAAAAGCCTTGCGTGGCCGCTGGAAAACGACGCACTGCTCCCCGCTGGACTGCTGGAACTGGCCGAAGATCTGGGCCGCCGCCAAGGTCTTCACCCTGGGCACATTCTCGGGCATGTACTGCCCCAGGGACTGCGCCTTGCCCGCGTACGGCTGCGCCACATTGAATCGGGTCAGGCTGCAGCGTGGACGCTTGCACGCATCCGTGAGGCCACACCGCAGCAACGGCAGGAGCTGGCGCAGGCCCTGTGCAGTGGAGCGGCCCGCATGCTGCCCCCCGGCACAGACGCCGCCAGCGAGGAATTCTGCCTGCTGCGGGTCGACCCGCCCTGGCCCGTGCGCCCCTCGGCCAAAAGGCAGATCGAGGTACTGGACTACCTGCACCAGCACGGCAGCGTGAGCCGCAGACGGCTTGTACAGTCCCTGGGGCAGGCCGTTGCTCCGGCGCTCCATACCCTGCTTGAAGCCGGGCATGTGAACCTCGCACGCGAAAGCGGTTTTGACGACGATGTCATCGACGCCACGGAACAAAGCCTGCTGCCCCCACCGCCGCTCCCATTCAGTCTCAATGATGATCAGAACACGGCGCTTGAGAATATGCTGGAAGCCCTGCACGCCGATATGGCGGCCTCGCGCCTGCTGTTTGGCGTAACCGGCAGCGGCAAAACCGCCGTGTATCTTGAGCTGGCCAAGGCATGTCTGGCGGCAGGAAAGAGCATTCTGCTGCTTGCGCCAGAGGTGGCCCTGGCCCACAAGCTGCGGCGCGACGCAACCTGCGCCCTGCCAGATGCCCCCCTGTTTTTTTACCACGGCTACCAGTCTCCAGCGCGGCGCGAAGCCACATTTCGCCAGCTGGCCCAGCACACGGGCCCCTGCGTGGTTGTGGGTACGCGCTCGGCCCTGTTTTTGCCCGTGCCGCATCTGACCTGCATTGTTCTTGATGAAGAGCACGACGGCTCGTTCAAACAGGATGAAAGTCTGGCCTATCAGGCCAAGGAAGTGGCATGGTTCAGGATTGCCCAGACCAGAGGGCTGCTGATTTTGGGATCAGCCACACCGGACCTCAAGACATTTTACGCTGCGGAAAACGGGCATCTGCCCAAGCTGAGCCTGCCGCGCCGTGTGGGCGGACGCGACCTGCCGCCGGTGGAACTGGTGGACATCAGCTCTCTCTCGCCTGCGTCAACCAGCATGGACGGCCTGCTGGCCCCGCAGAGCGAAGAAGCCCTGCGCGAAACCATTGCCCGCGGCGAGCAGGCTGTGGTGCTGCTGAACAGGCGTGGCTACGCGCCAGTCATGTACTGCCTTGACTGCAACCGCACCCTGCGCTGCCCACACTGCGAAATCGGCCTTACCTACCACAAGGGGCTTGAAAAGCTTGTCTGCCACTACTGCGGCTACAGCCGCCCCTTTCCTTCGCCCTGCCCCGAATGCAGCGGCATGAACTTTTTGCCCATGGGCGAGGGCACGGAAAGGCTGGCCGAGCGCCTGAGCGTGCTGGCTGGCGGCCCCGTGCTGCGGCTCGACCGGGACAGCACCCGCCGTCCCGGCCGCATGGAAGAAATACTGGCGGCATTTTCGCGGCAGGAGGCCCCCATTCTTGTGGGAACGCAGATGCTTTCCAAGGGGCACCACTTTCCGCTGGTTACACTGGCCGTGATCGCCGATGGCGACCTTGGCCTCAACCTGCCCGACTACCGGGCCGCAGAACGCACCTTTCAGCTGCTGGTACAGTCTGCCGGACGCGCTGGCCGGGGCGACAAGCCTGGCCGCGTCCTTATCCAGACGCGCGACGTAAGCCACTACTGCTGGCAATACGTGCGCAATGCCGATTATGAAGGTTTTTATCAGGCGGAACTGGCGCGCCGCAAACTGCGCAGGTATCCTCCTTTTGTGCGTTTGGCGCTCATACGCATTTCTTACGGCATCACCGAGCAGGCGGGAGCGGCAGCTCTGGGCGAACTGGCCCAGGCCCTGCGCGGCAAGGCCACAGAACTTGGCGTGCAGATGCTTGGCCCTGCGCCCGCTCCCCTGGCCCTGCTCAGAGGCCGTAAACGTTTTACATGCCTGATAAAAGGGCAGGACTGGCAAGCCATACGGTCTTTGTATTTTTTTGCCCTTTCGCAAAAAGCTTCAAGATTTCTGCGACTTTTTCTTGACCTTGATCCAATAAATATGTTGTGA
- the galU gene encoding UTP--glucose-1-phosphate uridylyltransferase GalU: MKNIRKVVIPVAGWGTRSLPATKNIPKEMLPIYNKPVIQYVVEEAQRANIEDVIFVTNRDKTVIEDHFDYNLQLEGVLERAGKLDKLAEVRKVAEMVNIMSVRQKRQLGLGHAVLCARELVRDDPFAIMVGDDLMFGGAPGIGQLIEVAMAEKMPVIGVMEVPWEKVSRYGIIDGDEVTPGVFRVKSMVEKPAREDAPSRMAIVGRYVLTPDIFDYLEKVEPGHGGEIQLTDALQAMAQERGMMAVRMSGMRFDAGDWAEFLTANIYFALQDEELRYDLLKLLKNFVQFH; encoded by the coding sequence ATGAAGAATATTCGTAAAGTCGTCATTCCCGTGGCCGGATGGGGTACCCGTTCCTTGCCAGCAACCAAGAATATTCCCAAGGAAATGCTGCCAATCTACAACAAGCCCGTCATTCAGTACGTGGTTGAAGAGGCCCAGCGCGCCAATATCGAAGATGTGATTTTCGTGACCAACCGCGACAAGACGGTGATCGAAGACCACTTCGACTACAACCTGCAGCTTGAAGGTGTGCTTGAACGCGCCGGCAAGCTGGACAAGCTGGCCGAAGTGCGCAAGGTGGCCGAAATGGTCAACATCATGTCTGTGCGCCAGAAGCGCCAGCTTGGTCTTGGGCACGCGGTGCTGTGCGCGCGCGAACTGGTGCGCGACGACCCCTTTGCCATCATGGTGGGCGACGACCTCATGTTTGGCGGCGCACCCGGCATTGGACAGCTCATTGAAGTGGCCATGGCAGAAAAAATGCCGGTCATCGGCGTTATGGAAGTGCCGTGGGAAAAGGTGAGCCGCTACGGCATCATCGACGGCGACGAAGTGACTCCCGGCGTCTTTCGCGTCAAAAGCATGGTGGAAAAGCCCGCCCGCGAGGACGCCCCCTCGCGCATGGCCATTGTGGGGCGCTATGTGCTCACCCCCGACATTTTCGATTATCTTGAAAAAGTCGAACCCGGCCACGGCGGCGAAATCCAGCTTACCGATGCCCTTCAGGCCATGGCGCAGGAAAGGGGTATGATGGCTGTGCGCATGTCTGGCATGCGCTTTGACGCTGGCGACTGGGCGGAGTTTCTCACCGCCAACATATACTTTGCCCTTCAGGACGAAGAACTGCGCTACGACCTGCTCAAGCTGCTCAAAAATTTTGTGCAGTTTCATTAA
- a CDS encoding diguanylate cyclase: MLTWVLVDRTQQVNHVKVESIARSQRDNLRNELLRLVFKIETLSTLVIDGNGRIEEFERVAAALHDDHTIQAFALAPGGIITRVYPCSPANNKLLGQNLLGPGFGSRESMAARHAPRLTLTGPVTLSDGNTVLIGRLSLYFNNSEGRAQYWGTAAIFLPFPDVLEVSDLYILENLNLPYGLWRSGKQKDERILLAGSQESASGPNHIEVPLNILNTRWDIHIGAGKAWYESLETWLYVALSILLSLFLAGLVQRNHDLMGIRTYLEAIAYRDPLTGALNRRGLFDELQKRVASATCKKFTIYYIDLNNFKAINDTYGHEAGDRVLQLFTEVVRAHAHVTHVMGRIGGDEFILLLNGSPDPELDQEVFEAMRKDLQRGLPAQKISGPITFSMGRAVYPDDAQTADGLLSCADASMYLEKARARARS, translated from the coding sequence TTGTTAACATGGGTTTTGGTAGACCGCACCCAGCAGGTCAACCACGTCAAGGTTGAAAGCATAGCCCGCTCGCAGCGCGACAATCTGCGCAACGAACTGCTGCGCCTTGTTTTCAAGATAGAAACCCTCAGTACGCTGGTTATTGATGGCAACGGCCGCATAGAAGAATTCGAACGTGTGGCCGCCGCCCTGCACGACGACCACACGATTCAGGCTTTTGCCCTGGCCCCCGGCGGCATCATCACCAGAGTCTACCCCTGTTCGCCTGCCAACAACAAACTTCTGGGGCAGAACCTGCTTGGCCCCGGTTTTGGCAGCCGGGAATCCATGGCCGCCCGCCACGCTCCCCGGCTCACCCTCACGGGGCCTGTCACCCTGTCTGATGGCAACACAGTCCTGATAGGTCGCCTCTCACTTTATTTCAACAATTCAGAGGGCCGCGCGCAGTATTGGGGAACAGCCGCCATATTTCTGCCTTTTCCCGACGTACTTGAGGTCTCTGACCTTTACATATTGGAGAACCTGAACCTGCCCTACGGCCTGTGGCGATCAGGCAAGCAGAAGGATGAAAGGATTCTGCTTGCTGGCAGCCAGGAATCGGCCAGTGGCCCCAACCATATTGAAGTACCGCTGAATATTCTTAACACCCGCTGGGATATTCACATCGGCGCAGGCAAGGCCTGGTACGAATCATTGGAAACATGGCTGTACGTGGCCCTGAGCATTCTTTTGAGCCTTTTCCTTGCTGGTCTTGTGCAACGAAACCATGATCTTATGGGTATTCGTACCTATCTGGAGGCCATTGCCTACAGGGATCCCCTCACCGGCGCGCTCAACAGACGTGGCCTGTTTGATGAATTGCAAAAACGAGTCGCGTCTGCCACCTGTAAAAAATTTACAATATATTACATAGATTTAAATAATTTTAAAGCCATCAACGACACCTATGGACATGAAGCCGGTGACCGAGTATTGCAACTATTCACGGAGGTTGTGCGCGCACATGCGCACGTGACCCACGTTATGGGCCGGATCGGTGGAGATGAGTTCATTCTGCTGCTCAACGGCTCACCGGATCCAGAGCTCGACCAAGAGGTTTTTGAAGCCATGCGCAAGGATCTGCAACGGGGGCTGCCCGCACAAAAAATTTCCGGCCCCATAACGTTCAGCATGGGCCGAGCCGTCTATCCGGACGACGCCCAGACTGCAGACGGGCTGCTCTCTTGTGCAGATGCCAGCATGTACCTCGAAAAGGCACGCGCCAGGGCCCGGAGCTAG
- a CDS encoding outer membrane protein transport protein, with the protein MKVFRAVCFALALVVCCAPVARGEGFALNEWSARGVSLAGGMVGRADDVSAIAYNAAGITQLPGTRLMGGFALISPSGNITTQMGGRETSTYTKPALWNAPHAYASHQLSDNAWIGMGVFSRFGLGNSYAGDWAGKSNVYDIGVQTISFVPTLALKLNDMLSVSVGVEVMNAHMYMGNKIYTVSPSSPTKPFYNDMQLEGNGWGYGAHLGLHMRLNDQWSVGLSYKSQVTMNINGDVEFAYKGRNLAASTLHLPQASNCSANTVLQLPDSAALGIAYKPLDNLSFELGTVWTRWSTYNALNIYMDNGYNSINNKEWRDGWNFNASVEYKPLDWWTLRAGFSYETPVVNESHADFMIPTNGRQTLSVGTGFNWNNWTMDLAYAHLWINSLDYSSTDAKGISGSAGITGGKSKDVSANIYMLSLSYTF; encoded by the coding sequence ATGAAGGTTTTTCGTGCGGTATGTTTTGCGCTGGCCCTCGTGGTTTGCTGCGCGCCCGTGGCCAGAGGTGAAGGTTTCGCCCTCAATGAATGGAGCGCAAGGGGTGTTTCCCTTGCTGGTGGTATGGTTGGTCGTGCTGACGACGTTTCTGCCATTGCCTATAATGCAGCAGGTATAACCCAGCTGCCCGGCACGCGGCTTATGGGCGGCTTTGCCCTTATCAGCCCTTCAGGCAACATCACCACCCAGATGGGTGGTCGCGAAACCAGCACCTACACCAAACCCGCCCTCTGGAATGCCCCCCACGCCTATGCCAGCCATCAGCTGAGCGACAACGCCTGGATAGGTATGGGCGTTTTTTCGCGCTTTGGCCTCGGCAACAGTTACGCCGGCGACTGGGCGGGCAAGTCCAATGTCTACGACATTGGCGTGCAGACCATCTCGTTTGTTCCCACCCTTGCCCTCAAGCTTAACGACATGCTTTCGGTTTCTGTGGGCGTAGAAGTCATGAACGCTCACATGTACATGGGCAATAAAATTTATACGGTCAGCCCCTCCAGCCCAACCAAGCCTTTTTATAATGACATGCAGCTCGAAGGTAACGGCTGGGGCTACGGTGCGCACCTTGGCCTGCACATGCGCCTCAATGACCAGTGGTCAGTGGGCCTTTCGTACAAAAGCCAGGTGACCATGAATATCAACGGCGATGTGGAATTTGCCTACAAAGGCAGAAACCTTGCCGCCTCCACCCTGCATCTGCCCCAGGCCAGCAACTGCTCTGCCAATACCGTTTTGCAGCTGCCCGATTCTGCCGCTCTTGGCATTGCTTACAAACCCCTCGACAACCTGAGCTTTGAACTGGGCACGGTGTGGACCCGCTGGTCTACCTACAATGCCCTGAACATCTACATGGACAACGGCTACAATTCCATCAACAACAAGGAATGGCGCGACGGCTGGAACTTCAACGCCAGCGTTGAATACAAGCCCCTTGACTGGTGGACCCTGCGCGCAGGTTTTTCGTATGAGACCCCGGTGGTCAACGAGAGCCACGCCGACTTTATGATTCCCACCAATGGCCGTCAGACACTCAGCGTCGGTACTGGCTTTAACTGGAACAACTGGACAATGGATCTTGCATACGCCCACCTGTGGATCAACTCTCTGGACTACAGCAGCACTGACGCCAAAGGCATTTCTGGCTCTGCTGGCATCACCGGCGGCAAATCCAAGGATGTTTCGGCCAATATTTACATGCTTTCCTTGAGCTACACATTCTAA